In Pseudomonas grandcourensis, the DNA window CCCAGGTGGCGGTGGACAGCGCGCAGCTCAACCTCGACCGCTCGGTGATCCGCAGCCCGGTGGACGGCTACGTCAACGACCGTGCGCCACGGGCCCAGGAGTTCGTCAGTGCCGGGCGTCCGGTGTTGTCGGTGGTCGACAGCAATTCGTTCCACATCGACGGCTATTTCGAAGAAACCAAACTGAACGGCATCCATATCGGCCAAAGCGTCGACATCCGGGTGATCGGCGACAATGCGCGCCTGCGCGGGCACGTGGAAAGCATCGTTGCCGGTATCGAAGACCGTGACCGCACCAGCGGCAATAACCTGCTGCCCAACGTCAACCCGGCCTTCAGCTGGGTGCGGCTGGCCCAGCGGATTCCGGTGCGGATTGCCTTCGATGACGTGCCGGAAGATTTCCGCATGATCGCCGGGCGCACCGCCACGGTATCGATCATCGACGATCAGAAGCGGGAGCCGGCGCAATGAGCAAGGCCTCGGGTTTGGCAGTCGCCGGATTAGGCTTGCTGCTGTCGGCGTGTCAGATGGTCGGGCCGGATTATCATTTGCCTGAAGAAGCGGCTGTCCATCGTCCAGACCTCCAGGGCGATCTGGCGGTCGACGGTAAAACCGTGGTGTCCGCGCCGGTGCCGGCCGATTGGTGGCGCCTGTACAAGGACCCGCGACTCGACCAGTTGGTGCAGCAGGCCATGGCCTCCAACACCGATTTGCGCGTGGCGGCGGCCAGTCTGTCGCGGTCTCGTGCGCAGGTAGATGAGGCCGAAGCAGCGGGTGGCTGGAGCGGCGGCGTGCAGATGGGCGCCCAGCGCTTGCAGGAGTCCGGCCAGGCTTTCCTGCTGCCGGAAAAAGTGCCGGTGGCCAACATCGGCGATATCGGCATCAGCGCGTCGTACCAGTTCGACCTGTTCGGCACCTTGCAGCGCGGCATCGAAGCGGCCAAGGCCAATGCCGATGCGACGCAGGCCGCCGCCGATACTGCACGCATCACTGTGGTGGCCGATGTGGTTCGCGCCTACACCCAAGTGTGCGCGGCCAATGAAGAGCGGGAAATCGCCCAGCATTCCCTCGACCTGCAAGCCCAGAGCACCACGCTGATCCAGCGCTTGCGCGATGCCGGGCGTGGCGACGAAACCCAAGTCACCCGCTCGCAGACCCAATTCAAATCCCTGCGCGCCGACATGCCGCGCTATGAAGCCGCCCGTCAGGCCGGGCTGTATCGCTTGTCGATGTTGCTGGCCAAGCCGGTGGACCAACTGCCGACCGGCACCGCCACCTGCGACGAGCTGCCGAAAATCGCGCAATTGATTCCGGTGGGCGATGGCGCCGCGTTGCTCAAGCGTCGTCCCGATGTACGGCAGGCCGAGCGTCGGCTGGCGGCCTCGACGGCCGGTATCGGCGTCGCCACGGGCGAGCTGTACCCGAACATCAGCATCGGCGCGACCATCGGTACCGTCGGTATCCTGGACGATCTCGGCGATCCGTCTACCAACCGTTGGGGCTTCGGCCCGTCGCTGACCTGGAACGTGCCGACCAACGGCGCCCGGGCGCGCATCCGCGAAGCCGAAGCGGTGACCCAGGCGACCCTGGCGCATTTCGATGGGGTGGTGCTCAACGCGATTCGCGAGACCCAGACCGGTCTCGCCCAGTACACCGCGCAACTGCAACGTCGCGATGCCCTGGCGGACGCCGAACAATCGGCAAAACTGGCGGCCGACCAGACCCACCGCTTCTTCCAGGCCGGCCGCGCCTCGTTCCTGGCCGACCTGCAAGCCACCCGCACCTACATCGACGTCACGGCGCAACTGGCGGCCGCGAACACCCAGGTTGCCGCCAGTCAGATCGATTTGTTCCTCGCCTTGGGCGGCGGTTGGGAAAGCGGACGAACGCAAGCGTCGAACTCCGGCAAACCCTGAGGCCGTTGCTATGCTTTGAAGAGTTGGAGGGGCGCCCCGTGCAAAGCGCCCTTTCTTCGCACAAGGCTCGCGCAGTTCAGGGGGAAACCAATAATGAAAAACCCTTATGCTCTCGGCTTCTGGTGCGCCATCGTGGCGTTGGTGCTGCTGTCGGCCACCTATTTCTACGGCATCATGCTGGCCCACCAGATCGACAAGGCTCTGGCGTTCCTCGACAGTGCCGCCGCGCTGATTGCCGTGATGTCCATTGCGGTGGTGGCCTGGGCCTCGGTCCAGAACCAGCGCATCAAGAAAAGACAACTTGAACAAGGCAAGACCCTGGTGCTGATCTGGGACACCAAGGTGGCGCTGCGCCGTGTCGAAACGGTGTTCGACCGCTATTTCTGGGGCAGTTACTGGCAACCGGGGCGCACCTTTCAGGAAGTCATGGGCGAATTGACCGGCACGCCGCTGGAAAAAAGCCTCGAGAGCCTGAAAAAACAATGCCTGGCGCTGGACCGGCAAGTGGCTGACGACGGTCGGCACTGGCTCAGCAATGCCCGGGAACTGGCCGATGTCGCCACGGCCATGGCCCGCGAACGCTATCAACTGGACGTCTGCGACCCGCGCGCGGAAGTGACGGGCGGGGCGGTGATCAACCGCGACTTCGAAGTGCTGGTGTACACCTGGACTGCGCGGCTCAAAAGCTTTGATCATCAGCTGGATGAGATCGAGGTCCAGTATTCCTGATTTGATGTTGGTTGTTATGCCGTCTTCGCGAGCCTGCTCGCGAAGGCGATCTAACGTCCGCCGAAACTCTCCACCCGTTATGACCCCCCCCCAAGACACTCTTTCACCTTTAAACATTGAGCCGTTCGTCGCGCCCGGTGCTAATCTGCAATTCACTGTCAGCGCAGTCGAGCCGCAACCCGTCATGGGTTCAGGGAAGACGACCTCACTTTCAACAACGGACATTGAACGGGTCATACATGAATAAATCAGCAGGCGTGCTACTGGGAATTGTTGTCGCAATCGGTGCCATCAGCGCAGGCGGGGCCTGGTTCACCGGCACCAAAATCGAAGGTGTGCTGAACACCTCGATTGCCGATGCCAACAAGGAATTGCAAGCGGCGATGGTCGGTTCCAACGGCACTGCGTCGCTGGAACTGGTGTCGCTGGAGCGACATGTATTCAGCAGCACCGCGCACTATCGCCTGAAGGGCGAAGGCGAAATGTTCGGTGAAGCGCCGGTCGAGTTGCTGTTTGTCGATCACATCGAACATGGCCCGCTGCCGTTCTCGCGCCTGATGTCGCTCAAGTGGCTGCCGGTCCTGGCGACCAGTCACTACGAGCTGGAAAAGACCCCGCTCACCGAGAAGTGGTTTGCCGCTGCCAAGGACAAGTCCCCGCTGACCGGCGTGGTCAATATCGGCTATGACAACGCTACCAATGGCACCTTCGAGTTGCAGCCGCTGGAAATGGCCCTGGATGACAAGTCGAGCATGAAGTTCTCCGGCCTGAGCATGGACGTCGACGCCAGCGCCAAGGCGCAGAAGGTCAAGGCCAATGGCTACATGGACAGCCTGAAGGTGACCACCGTTTCCGAAGACCAGGCGCCGGTGCAGGTTGAGTTGAACGGCCTGACCCTGGCCAGCAACCTGACAAAAAGTACCTACGGTTTCTACACCGGCGAGAACGTCGTTGAACTGGCCAGCGGCAAATCGACTTTCGGCGTCAAGCAGTCGGTGCTGGACTTCAAGAAATTCGAAATGAAGAACCTGACTGAAGAAAAAGGCAGCAACGTCTCCGGGCGTGCCGACTACAAGGTCGGCGATGTGTCCCTCAACGGCAAGACCATCGGTTCCGGTGCGCTGGCCATGAGCCTGAAGAACCTCGACATTCCGGCGACCCTGTCGTTGATGCAGGTTTACCAGAGCAAACTGCAGCCGTATGAAAGGGCGGCGGCCGAAGCAACGGCGGCCGGCCTGCCGGCGCCAGAGCTGAAGCTGACCGAAGCCGAAGAGGCGCTGCTTAAGTCCAGCCTGGAAAAACTGCTGGCGGCCGGACCACAAGTGGCCCTGGAAAACCTGTCGTTCAACACCGCCAACGGTGAGAGCCGCGCCAACATGGTGCTCGACCTGACAAAGCCACAAGCCATCGATCTGCCGACCGATCAGTTGGTCAGGCAGCTGATCGCGCTGCTGGACTTCAAACTGCAAGTGTCCAAGGCCATGCTGGTCGATGTGCTCACCGTGCAATCGCAAATCGACGGTCAGACCGACGCCAAGCTGATTGCCGACCAGGCCACCGCCACCGCAGACATGTTCAGCAGCATGGCGGTCGGCAGCCAACTGGCAAAACTGGACGGCAATAACATCGTCACCAATTTGCGCTACGCCAATAATCAGGTGGACTTCAACGGCCAGAAAATGACCGTCGAAGAGTTTGCCGGTTTTGTGATGAGCAAGTTCTCAGAGGCTGGCGCCACCGAATAACGGCGGCTGTCAGCTCTGTAACGCCCGGCCTCTGCATCGCGCAGGCGCCGGGCGTTTTGCTGTCCGGCATCTCTAGGGGACGTCGCGGATCAGGCGCCATGCCTCTTCCCAGGGCAACGGTTGTTTCATCCGCTCGGCGAGCATCGCCATGGCCCGGTCCATCTCGCAGGCTACCGCCGCCGATACCACGCCGTTTTTTCCGAACAAGCCGATGAACGGCGGATCGTAAGGGTCGCCCTTGAACTCGACTTCGTCCCAAGCCTCGGCGTGGCCGAGGTAGTCGTAGGTTTTACCGAAATGCCAGGTCCAGAAATA includes these proteins:
- a CDS encoding HlyD family secretion protein, which encodes MKKPFLTLGRVVLTLLIVSFAVVVVWRMVMYYMFAPWTRDGHIRADIVQIAPDVSGLIQQVEVRDNQLVKRGQVLFSIDPDRFKLALRQAKAAVADREETLAQAQREAKRNKGLGNLVPGEQLEESQSKVARAQVALMEAQVAVDSAQLNLDRSVIRSPVDGYVNDRAPRAQEFVSAGRPVLSVVDSNSFHIDGYFEETKLNGIHIGQSVDIRVIGDNARLRGHVESIVAGIEDRDRTSGNNLLPNVNPAFSWVRLAQRIPVRIAFDDVPEDFRMIAGRTATVSIIDDQKREPAQ
- a CDS encoding efflux transporter outer membrane subunit yields the protein MSKASGLAVAGLGLLLSACQMVGPDYHLPEEAAVHRPDLQGDLAVDGKTVVSAPVPADWWRLYKDPRLDQLVQQAMASNTDLRVAAASLSRSRAQVDEAEAAGGWSGGVQMGAQRLQESGQAFLLPEKVPVANIGDIGISASYQFDLFGTLQRGIEAAKANADATQAAADTARITVVADVVRAYTQVCAANEEREIAQHSLDLQAQSTTLIQRLRDAGRGDETQVTRSQTQFKSLRADMPRYEAARQAGLYRLSMLLAKPVDQLPTGTATCDELPKIAQLIPVGDGAALLKRRPDVRQAERRLAASTAGIGVATGELYPNISIGATIGTVGILDDLGDPSTNRWGFGPSLTWNVPTNGARARIREAEAVTQATLAHFDGVVLNAIRETQTGLAQYTAQLQRRDALADAEQSAKLAADQTHRFFQAGRASFLADLQATRTYIDVTAQLAAANTQVAASQIDLFLALGGGWESGRTQASNSGKP
- a CDS encoding YdgA family protein, translated to MNKSAGVLLGIVVAIGAISAGGAWFTGTKIEGVLNTSIADANKELQAAMVGSNGTASLELVSLERHVFSSTAHYRLKGEGEMFGEAPVELLFVDHIEHGPLPFSRLMSLKWLPVLATSHYELEKTPLTEKWFAAAKDKSPLTGVVNIGYDNATNGTFELQPLEMALDDKSSMKFSGLSMDVDASAKAQKVKANGYMDSLKVTTVSEDQAPVQVELNGLTLASNLTKSTYGFYTGENVVELASGKSTFGVKQSVLDFKKFEMKNLTEEKGSNVSGRADYKVGDVSLNGKTIGSGALAMSLKNLDIPATLSLMQVYQSKLQPYERAAAEATAAGLPAPELKLTEAEEALLKSSLEKLLAAGPQVALENLSFNTANGESRANMVLDLTKPQAIDLPTDQLVRQLIALLDFKLQVSKAMLVDVLTVQSQIDGQTDAKLIADQATATADMFSSMAVGSQLAKLDGNNIVTNLRYANNQVDFNGQKMTVEEFAGFVMSKFSEAGATE